The genomic DNA AAGTTGCTCCTATCCCtgatgaagagtttgatgaagaagcgtGAGAATCAAGTGGGTAGAAACGGatatgaagatgaaaagggcAGACGTTTGGTATTCTCATTTTAGTAATAGATTTATATAAAACATGTATCGATTTCTTGGTCCAGCTGAAAATTCAGACGAGTTTGACTTTTGAGCGAGCGAAAATGGAGATGTCGCATGCGGGATGCATATGCAAATGTCAGATGAAATCGGAATCCGTACTATAAAAGATGGTATGGTGATTAAAAGCCCATCGCGCTGAAACCAGAGCTGTACGCCATAGGCTTGACGTCGGGGTGAGGCACAGCGTCGAACTGGTGGTACGATAATGTTCCATCCGCTTGCATTCGGATGTAAGCAGCCTACATACCGACGTCAATGGTATTCCATTAAACATACatggaaaggaaagaaacaTACCTTGTTACCAGTTGAATCACAGTAATTGGGGCAACTGAACACAGTGATACATAAACCATCATGCTCGATGGCATAACCGTCTGCTCGAACTTCGTGTGATCGAATGACAGCGGTAATGTTGTTGAGTTCGCACCAACGGCGGGTGACGTCTGGCCCGAAACCAAGACCGACACCACGTTTTGAAGGTCCTCGGCCCACCTGCGCTTGTGGGTCTGTCCAAAGCATCTGCAAAAAGTAAGTGAGCAATGATGACCTTGCAAGCagacaagaaaaagaaaagccTACCTCGCACATAATACCCTCCTGCCCCGGTTGTCTTCCGAACCTCTCAATCTTCGCAACCTCATCCAAAGTAACACCGTCCTTGCTAACGGGAGGACCACCGTGACAGATGAAGAACCGTTTTTTCCCCTCTGAGAGAATGGCACGTTTGGAGCCTTCGGACTTCGGGGAAGATGGGGGAAGGGTAGCTGTGACAAGGGTAGCAAGGGGTACTATGGGGATATCAGCTTGCGCCGATGTGCCAGGAACAGATAAATAACTTTACATTTCGTGAAGACGTCGGCAAAGAGCTTGAATGTCATCTCACCAAGTTTGGCCTTGCATTCACCTTCGAAGCCATACACCTTATTCATATCTGCATCTTCTGTTAGCTGAGGTACGAAGACTTGACTGCAGGTCACCAACCGTTTGTCTCATGATTGCCTCGGTTGATGTAGACATATTCCGGGTATAACCATTTGTAGGCGAATACTGTGAGGGCGACTTCAACAGACCACGATCCACGATCGACAAGATCACCGTTGAAGATCATGTAATGCTTTTCACTGGGAGGAGTGGTCATTGAGAGAAGGTTGCAGACATCGAAGAACTGTCCATGGGCTGTCCCAGAGGCACATTAGTCAATTGTCATAGTCAAAATAGtcaaaagagaaaatacTAACTGTCACCAATGATATCGCAGGTAACCCCATCGGGAACGACAATATCCACTAAagtcttctctttctccacaATGGCCTTACATCCCAAGATAATTTCCCAAGCAACCCTCTTCGGGACCTTGCCACCCTTTTTAAAACTCTCAATCATCCCCTCAACAAATCCCTTTGTTGGGGTATACCGCGCGTTAGGATCGTCAGGaatgatgggaagaggcATGTCGGCAGGTTTGGAAGATGTGTCAAGATTGCAGGCTCCGGATTCTATGAGAGAAAGACATCTTTGGGAAGCAGTCTCCGTCTCTCCAACTGAGATAGCCTAGCATGCAAGATCGTCAGTTTCCCCAAGTACACGCCGCAACATAGTATAAAGACAAACCTTCTCGAACTCTATTCTCCTGATCAATTTCGTGGTGATGGATAACTGGTCTCTTATTGTCTTGTTTCCGGGTTCAATGGCCAAAGCTTTCTTGAAATCGGAGACAGCATCGGTAGGTCGAAGAATAGCAAGTTGAGAAAGGCCACGGCGGTAGAAAGCTTTCGCATAAGAAGGGTTGAGCTCCACAGCCTTAGCTAGAAGCGAAAAAGTATCAGCATCACAAATAGGCATGTTATAGCTCATAGGGACGTACTAGCGTCAGAGATAGCGCCACCAtgctcttccatcttggCCTTACTCATAGCTCTGTTGTTCCAAAATGTTGGTTCTTTAGGATTTAACGCGATAGCCTGGGTGTAGAAATCAATAGATTTCGAGAAATTCTTGTCTATACGATCCATTAGTCAATTGTACGCTTGGCGAGAATTGGGTGATATCACACACCTTTAAAAGCCTTGTTGGCCAGAGCTTTCAACTCGAGAGCTTTAGCCGTTTCCTCCTCCGTGATGACCTTGTTGTCGTCCACCTCCGGCTCGAACACTCCGTCAGATCCCACTACATACTGTCGTTAGCTTTTTGACATCCAGGAGTCAGCTGTGAGAGTTTACATGAGAGACCAGCGAGCGAAGTAGCGCTCAAAACAGGTGAAGGGAACGGTGTAAAGTCATCTTCAGGGGCGGTTGATGGGGGGGTAAAAGATGGGACAGGGGACTCGACACCGGTAATGATGTCAGAAAGGCTACTTTTGAGCTTTTCGTGGTCGTTGTCGGCCATTGTAGAGAGGGTGAGTTAAGTGAGAACAGGATAgcgatggagaagatcaGAGAAGTAATTGGTTCGTTGCGGATCGAGATTGAGCAAAAACCGCAAAAACAGTGAACGAGATCATGCAACGTCACAACTTCCTTTACGCGTCAGGTCAGCGCCAAACTTCAGAGCTCAAAACCTCTGTCATGTATGTCACCCTGGCGTAGTACAAGAGAGTATGCAAACATATGGTGGGCGCGACCCGCCCGTATTTTCGGCCCTGAAAAGTAAACTTGGATCGATGTGTAGTAACCAGGGCAAGTATGATCGCAAGCAGAAGGGTCTGCTGGTTTACGTATTTAATCACGCGAGCGAGCGATCGAACGACGACGGAGCCATGAATGACGATTGCAGCGTGGAGCACTTTATAGTTAACATCGACTCGCTATCTATTTTgcatttctttctttccttgcgTCTACCTTTTTCTCTATTTCTTAGTCTATTCAAATTATCTTCCTAATTGCATTGTATAATTGCACGGTCCCCACACTTTTTATAACCCCAAACGAACGCCGTCTTCTTTCACAATTACGCCAATATCGGCTCGCCCTCGTCATCGAAGAAGACCGGAGTATTGGTTTTGAAGGAGTGTGTCAAAGCGGTCGCAATCTTGCTTGCCTCAAGAGCATCGATGGCGTTAACTGGGAGAGCTATGGGAAGTATCGAGTTAATAGATATCAGACAAGACTAGGTGAAGCACGTACGTTTGTTATCGAGGACGGCGGAAGTAAACTCGTTGATCTCTGTCACAAAAGCATCCTTGAAACGCTCGTAATAGGTAGGGCTAATTATATGTAAGCGGATTATCTCCTCTGCCACCAGATATCTGATAAAACTACTCACGTCGACTCGCTACGGACACCGTGAACATCGCGAATCTCCACTCGGTTAAGCTGAGGGTTCTGCAACATCGCGTCAGCCTCCACCGCATCCGGATTAACCTATGACAACTCACTCCGTTAACGATTACCTTTCCGTCCGTTCCGAAAACCTCAGCAAAGCAATCGTGACCATGCATAGAAGTCCTGCTCAGGTGTAACACCAGCATTTTGCCATTTTCAAACTCCACAAACCCTACTGCGTTGTCGACATCGTTGTCCTGGACAAGCTCGGGGTGCCGGATGTTGTGGCCCGCAGCAAATACACGGCGGACTTGTTTTTTGGGGTTGGGAATACCAAGAGAGGCGTCAAGGAGCCATCGGGCGCAATCAATGTCGTGGATACCACAGTCAATGTAAATGCCACCGGAAGCGGCTGCATAGGAGACGAAAAATCCGGACGGGTCATACTGATCGTTGGTAGCAGACTTGATCAAGTGGGCCTTGCCTAGTTGTCCGTTttcaatcatcttcctcgcctGTCGGTAAGACTCGTCAACTTCAAAATGATATGTTTAGCAGGGCTTCTCTTGGTAGGGGAACCGGTTCGGACTTACATCGGCGACTGAAGCCAATCATGACCTTCAAGTCTGGGAATTTTTCAGCCTCCGCAACGACACTCCTGGAGGTTTCGAGATCGATGGAAATAGGCTTCTCCAGTAAGACATGCTAATGAGAAGTCAGCATAGAACAGCACAGTTCACATTAATGAACTCACCTTGCCAGCATGCATAGCATCAATAGCCATGGGAGCGTGCCAGCTTGTCGCACTCGCAATTAGAACAGCATCTGCTCCACTGTTCACGAGACAGTCTTCGTAGTTCTCGAAGTACTTGGTACTCGGAGGCAAGTTGTCCTTCATCCATTGAGGAATAGAAGGTTTGGGGTCGGCTACTGCTACCAGTTCTGCACGGGGAGATCTGAAGGCAACGTTGAGAGCATGACGCTGGCCCATACGGCCAGCACCGAGGACAGCGTATTTGAGCTTGTTGGAAAAGGCGGCAGACATTGTGAAGTCaaggtgaggatgagaaggatgtgaAAGTAAAGATTCAAGTCGTAGTTATCCTGTGGGGATTACGCAAAGGGGGCGAATGTTTGTACCATGGGAGTGCATCGTGGACCGTCAAGTACGCTGGAATAATGCAATACTCagctggtggaggcaaaCCCCCAAACTTGTGCATCACCTCCGACTCGGTGTCCGGCAATCACGGTCCGACTACCGCCGGGGGTCAAAAGTCCGGGTGGGCTGGGTAAAATTACGTAATTAACTTTAATTATTATTAAGCTACTTTAGTTTCGCCGTGTCCGCGGTCATTTGTTTACAGCTTTGCTTGAAGCGCTAAGGTCAATTTGATGAATTGATTCCTCTGCTTGCTGCCCAACTTAACACCGCGGCCGCTCTCTGCCCACTGGCAGCAAGATCCATGGCTGATGCATCGTTCGCACTTGAACTGATAAACTCCGTCGCActagaagaggatgaaaatCAGCATTGAGTACGAGGCCGAATTGCACTACTCAGATACCCACAGGCTTCTCACCTTGGCGTCACGGCAAGCGAGACAAGAGATAGCTCCTCGGGTCTTCGGTCCAGGGGAGGAAACAACTCGAGGCATCAAAGTTAGCTACATTATTGTGCTTGTTGCTGGGTGGATTGTTTTGAGCTGTATTTGAATTCAGCCTCGGAGACCTTGGAGCCGGATTTCCGCCCAAACCTCTATTGCCTCCATTTCCTGATCCTCCACCCTTCTTGCCATTGCCTGAAcctccatcaccaccaaagCCCCCATCACCGCCACTAGCACCGGCGTTCCCCTTCTTGTTACCACCTTCATCTGCACTCTCGGTCACCTTCGCCTTCACACCGTAGCGTCTACCGTGGTAATGCTTTCTATGGTAATGCTTTCTATGGTGCAATGAGATTGTTGAACTGGTATTTActcagcaccttcgtacaaacagACTCGGAGAGCAGTGTACaagatagtgatgaggaaagaccagaaagttacgaaaaggaaaaataATATTATATGGTATAGAGTCTGACCGAAAAAGACACTTGTCATCTATCTAATTAAGCAGCTAGACTAACTCCGTCAAAGATGACCGCTTCTTTGGCATGACCGTCCACATGGACGTGGTTCTCGCTTGGAATGCCGAGAGGTAAAGGACTGTTGTTCGTGGGGAGATCGGAGAAAAAGTCGATGTCGCTGCCGCAATTATGAGCAAAATGGTACCCTCAAAGCGATCTCTAGCCTCTTGATCGATTTTCTAGTTTCCAGTAAACAGCGTATTCGGCATATCGCTCCAGACCTCTTCAAGGTTATCCAGGTCTTGGCCGAAAGGACATCTCCATATTGAGAGTGGAATTTCTTCACAGCTTTATCATTCGCTTCCAAGACCACAACATCCCTGCCGtgttcatcctccatcatcgCTAACCGACAAAAGCTCCAGTCAACAATGGTAAAGCCCAGTCGGCATTCGAACAAGGCGAAGGCGGTGCTGAGATACCAGATGGATTGAAAAACGCCTTCCTTGCATGCGTAGTAGAGAGACTCGACTGTTGCTCCCTCTCCGACTTAGTGCGCCATTTCAGTTCTCCTACAGCGCAGACTTTTTCGACAACACCGTCTCTAAAAACTCTGAACACGAATCCGGTGTGGTCGCCCCCTTCTCCGTTGATTCGGAGCAATCAGACTATCAGATATGCCTTTGGGTTGGGATTTGCGTGAAGATGTAGATGGGGCACGGCCATCTTTTGCGATTTTCGCGGCCTAAAAAAGACATCGCAACAAATCAGATATTGAATCCGTTTGATGTCTTGAGGAAGCTTACGTCTTTTCCTTTATAATGTTTAACAGCATCCAAATCGGACCAAGGTCGTCCCGCAAATGGTTGACGTGACAGGTCATAATTATCATACTTGAGACATCTCGGTATGCTTCTCGAACGCAtgaaaatggaagagagataAAAAAGGTAGCCCACCCAGGCCTCTGACTCAGTTTCATAGAATTGACCTTGGGCATCCATCCGCAGTGCGTCAAGCTGATTTTGTTCGCGTATCTTGGAGCGAGCATTGACGACCATCGTACCCGGGACAAAGTGTGGTTGGTTGATGTCGAAGGGAACGTGGCATAAGGGCGAAGCATATGTCGCGTTGGCGGGATAACCGTGTGGGGCGGACATGACTGAGGCCGTGATTGAATGATCCAATGTCAATGAACAAATATGAAATGAAGATACAAAACAAAGAAAGGGAGACTAGATCCAGATTGGATGGTGGTTGTTTTGCCACCGTACTCGTTAACTTGCATTACTGCGACGACGTGTCCAAATTTCGTCAAAAAATAGAACGAAATGTGATTTTGAAAACTGTGAAATGCGAGGTGGCGCAAGTGCGAAATGCACTTCTGTAAATGGGAAGTGCAACGGAAATGGTCCGAGCGACAGCTGATCCTGATGCGCCACCGAACCCATTAATCAATTCAATCCATCACTCATCAGCGATGGTTAGTGGAGGATACGACGCGGTTGTTTGGTAATAAGGACTCCTTCCGCGGTCATGGTCGAGGATGCCATCGTCGCGGATATTGTCGTCGCTGTCGTCAGAAGAGGGCATCAAAGAGGTAAGAGAACGTCTTGGTTAGAGAAGGATGGTACAGAAAGTTGAATGGACAAGAAGCTAAGGCGACAAAATATCTGTGATCTATGAAAAGGTCAGCGGATGTGGATGAGTCGGAGATGCGTGCTGAAAGTGATGTTGATGGGGTGTTGCGCCGTGCATTGGCTTGATGGATAGCATGATGGCC from Cryptococcus neoformans var. neoformans JEC21 chromosome 3 sequence includes the following:
- a CDS encoding phosphoprotein phosphatase, putative, which gives rise to MADNDHEKLKSSLSDIITGVESPVPSFTPPSTAPEDDFTPFPSPVLSATSLAGLSLGSDGVFEPEVDDNKVITEEETAKALELKALANKAFKDKNFSKSIDFYTQAIALNPKEPTFWNNRAMSKAKMEEHGGAISDATKAVELNPSYAKAFYRRGLSQLAILRPTDAVSDFKKALAIEPGNKTIRDQLSITTKLIRRIEFEKAISVGETETASQRCLSLIESGACNLDTSSKPADMPLPIIPDDPNARYTPTKGFVEGMIESFKKGGKVPKRVAWEIILGCKAIVEKEKTLVDIVVPDGVTCDIIGDTHGQFFDVCNLLSMTTPPSEKHYMIFNGDLVDRGSWSVEVALTVFAYKWLYPEYVYINRGNHETNDMNKVYGFEGECKAKLGEMTFKLFADVFTKLPLATLVTATLPPSSPKSEGSKRAILSEGKKRFFICHGGPPVSKDGVTLDEVAKIERFGRQPGQEGIMCEMLWTDPQAQVGRGPSKRGVGLGFGPDVTRRWCELNNITAVIRSHEVRADGYAIEHDGLCITVFSCPNYCDSTGNKAAYIRMQADGTLSYHQFDAVPHPDVKPMAYSSGFSAMGF